A window of the Pseudomonadales bacterium genome harbors these coding sequences:
- the murC gene encoding UDP-N-acetylmuramate--L-alanine ligase — translation MPKPTKSVAAQFVAPEMRRIRQIHFIGIGGAGMSGIAEVLHNQGYQISGSDLRSSAVVERLRALGMTVYIGHAEANVKVADVIVVSSAIDQSNPEILYAKENRIPIVPRAEMLAELMRYRHSIAVAGTHGKTTTTSLIASLLAEEGLDPTFVIGGLLNSAGTNAKLGGSRYLVAEADESDASFLHLQPMLSVVTNIDMDHMSTYGGDFGKLKDTFIQFLHNLPFYGLAVVCSDDPNVREIMPAIGRPIVTYGVNETADYRAVDIRHNNLSMSFTAKRPGELADLQVILNIPGQHNVLNALAAIAVATDEGVSDQAICTALLKFGGVGRRFQVAGEFDVGDGKVLMVDDYGHHPREVKATIDTARASWPERRLVMIYQPHRYTRTRDLYDDFVQVLSEVDLLLLMEVYPADEELIAGADGRSLCRSLRQRGLVDPIFVEHAEDVASILADVLKDGDVLLTQGAGNIGALSANLAETKLRLQPEKEKSA, via the coding sequence ATGCCTAAGCCGACAAAGTCAGTTGCCGCTCAGTTTGTTGCCCCAGAAATGCGCCGTATTCGCCAGATTCATTTTATTGGTATCGGTGGTGCCGGTATGAGTGGCATCGCTGAGGTATTACATAACCAAGGTTACCAAATTAGTGGTTCGGATTTGCGTAGCAGCGCGGTTGTGGAGCGTTTGCGCGCGTTGGGAATGACTGTTTATATCGGTCATGCAGAAGCCAATGTGAAGGTCGCTGATGTAATCGTTGTTTCCAGTGCGATTGATCAAAGCAATCCAGAAATTCTCTACGCCAAGGAAAATCGTATCCCAATTGTGCCCCGTGCTGAAATGCTGGCCGAGTTGATGCGTTATCGCCATAGTATTGCCGTTGCCGGAACCCATGGTAAGACTACGACGACCAGTCTCATCGCCTCGCTGTTGGCGGAGGAGGGACTGGATCCAACCTTTGTTATCGGTGGGCTGCTTAACAGTGCCGGTACCAACGCCAAGCTAGGCGGCAGTCGTTATTTGGTAGCTGAGGCCGACGAGAGTGATGCTTCCTTCTTGCATTTGCAGCCCATGCTGTCAGTAGTCACCAATATTGATATGGATCACATGAGCACCTACGGAGGTGACTTTGGCAAACTCAAAGATACTTTCATACAGTTCTTGCATAACCTGCCCTTCTACGGTCTGGCGGTAGTCTGTAGCGATGATCCAAATGTGCGGGAAATTATGCCTGCGATTGGTCGCCCCATCGTCACTTATGGCGTCAACGAAACAGCGGATTATCGCGCGGTTGATATCCGCCACAACAACCTTTCTATGAGTTTTACCGCCAAGCGCCCCGGAGAATTGGCCGACCTTCAGGTAATTCTCAATATTCCCGGCCAACACAATGTGCTAAATGCACTTGCGGCGATTGCGGTTGCCACGGATGAGGGAGTATCGGATCAAGCGATTTGCACTGCGTTGCTTAAGTTTGGTGGTGTTGGTCGGCGCTTTCAGGTTGCCGGGGAATTTGATGTGGGTGACGGTAAGGTATTAATGGTCGATGACTATGGTCATCATCCGCGAGAAGTAAAAGCAACCATCGATACCGCCAGAGCCAGCTGGCCAGAGCGCCGCTTAGTGATGATTTATCAGCCGCATCGTTATACCCGTACGCGCGACCTCTATGATGATTTCGTGCAGGTACTTTCGGAAGTGGACTTGTTGCTGTTAATGGAAGTGTATCCGGCGGATGAAGAGCTGATTGCCGGTGCGGATGGACGCAGCCTGTGCCGTAGTTTGCGGCAACGGGGTTTAGTCGATCCTATCTTTGTTGAGCACGCTGAAGATGTGGCCTCAATACTTGCGGATGTTTTGAAAGATGGCGATGTGCTGCTAACGCAAGGGGCGGGCAATATTGGTGCCCTGTCAGCGAATTTAGCAGAAACGAAATTACGGCTACAGCCAGAAAAAGAGAAAAGCGCATGA
- the murG gene encoding undecaprenyldiphospho-muramoylpentapeptide beta-N-acetylglucosaminyltransferase: MTEQIKPAGKTILVMAGGTGGHVFPALAVAHRLRQLGWNIEWLGTEQGIEAQVVKQANISLNYIRVAGLRGKGLIRRFIAPFQLVRALLQSLSVVSKIKPACVLGMGGFASGPGGLAAWCLGKPLVIHEQNAIAGMTNRILSRFARRVLTAFPGAFGTKSSVQEYCVGNPLRQAITELPPPAERMQGREGQLRMLILGGSLGAQVLNQRLPQAMALMEPQQRLEIWHQTGKNNSGVVLAEYQQLNVAARVDDFIQNMDEAYAWADLIVCRAGALTVSEIACVGLASILVPYPHAVDDHQTANAGFLESAGAALIIPEPQLTAQHLAEVLIEQFSVRSQLLQMAENARQLARLDATDRVANYCLELCHA; encoded by the coding sequence ATGACAGAACAAATTAAACCCGCCGGTAAAACCATTTTAGTGATGGCGGGAGGTACGGGTGGCCATGTTTTTCCGGCCTTGGCGGTTGCGCATCGATTACGGCAGCTAGGCTGGAATATTGAATGGCTGGGTACTGAGCAGGGTATTGAGGCGCAAGTGGTGAAGCAGGCCAATATTTCACTTAACTACATCCGTGTCGCTGGTTTGAGAGGTAAAGGGCTGATACGTCGATTTATTGCGCCCTTCCAATTGGTTCGCGCGTTGCTGCAATCACTGTCTGTGGTCAGCAAAATAAAGCCCGCTTGCGTGTTAGGTATGGGTGGTTTTGCCTCTGGCCCCGGCGGGCTTGCGGCTTGGTGCTTGGGTAAACCTTTGGTGATACATGAGCAAAATGCCATTGCGGGTATGACGAACCGGATTTTATCCCGATTCGCCCGGCGCGTATTGACGGCCTTTCCTGGCGCATTTGGTACGAAAAGTTCAGTACAGGAATACTGTGTTGGTAATCCACTGCGCCAGGCAATTACTGAGTTGCCGCCGCCGGCCGAGCGAATGCAAGGTCGTGAAGGTCAATTGCGTATGCTAATTCTGGGTGGCAGCCTGGGTGCGCAGGTGCTTAATCAAAGGTTGCCGCAAGCCATGGCGCTTATGGAGCCGCAACAACGCTTGGAAATTTGGCATCAGACCGGCAAGAATAATAGCGGAGTGGTTTTGGCGGAATACCAGCAGCTGAATGTGGCCGCAAGAGTAGATGATTTTATCCAAAATATGGATGAGGCATACGCCTGGGCTGATTTGATTGTTTGTCGTGCGGGAGCTTTGACGGTATCAGAAATTGCTTGCGTTGGGCTGGCATCTATCTTGGTGCCTTACCCGCACGCAGTGGATGATCATCAGACAGCCAACGCAGGTTTTCTAGAGAGTGCTGGTGCGGCTCTGATTATTCCAGAGCCGCAATTAACCGCGCAGCATTTAGCAGAAGTGTTAATAGAACAATTTAGCGTGCGCAGCCAGCTCTTGCAAATGGCGGAAAACGCACGACAGCTAGCAAGGCTGGATGCAACGGATCGAGTTGCCAACTACTGCCTGGAGTTATGCCATGCCTAA
- the ftsW gene encoding putative lipid II flippase FtsW, translated as MMTSLVSQILPPRGHLLPRLDRPLVMTAGLLMAIGIVVVGSASTEVAQANYGSPFYHLIRHLVYLGVALGLAGLTFLVPINLWEKLGWVLLVLSLVLLALVLVPGIGREVNGSMRWLKIGPISMQASEVAKLFMLIYLAGYLVRRLQEVRSQWSGFIKPMLVMLLAIVLLLLEPDFGAVVVLMTASLGMMFLGGVRLVQFVVLISVSGVAMALVAIAQPYRMQRLITFMDPWAEENVFASGYQLTQALIAFGRGEWFGVGLGNSVQKLFYLPEAHTDFVFAIWAEEMGLLGSILVIGLFLMLVYRCLSIGHRAEHTGRFFAAYLCYGIGFLLAAQTMINIGVNTGLLPTKGLTLPLLSYGGSSLIVCAVSIAMVLRVDYESQQVPATQEKYRA; from the coding sequence ATGATGACTTCTTTAGTCAGCCAAATACTACCGCCACGTGGACATTTATTGCCCCGCTTGGATCGTCCCTTAGTCATGACGGCTGGCTTGCTGATGGCAATTGGCATTGTGGTGGTCGGTTCTGCCTCCACCGAAGTGGCGCAGGCAAATTATGGCAGTCCTTTTTATCACCTGATCCGCCACCTAGTGTATTTGGGTGTGGCACTGGGCTTGGCTGGATTGACTTTTTTAGTACCCATCAATCTATGGGAAAAGCTGGGGTGGGTATTATTAGTTCTCTCGTTAGTCCTGCTCGCGCTGGTGCTCGTGCCGGGCATTGGCCGTGAAGTAAATGGCAGTATGCGTTGGTTAAAAATTGGGCCTATTAGCATGCAGGCGTCGGAAGTCGCCAAATTATTTATGCTGATTTATCTCGCCGGGTATTTGGTGCGTCGTCTCCAGGAAGTGCGCAGTCAATGGTCAGGTTTTATCAAACCGATGTTGGTCATGTTACTTGCCATAGTGCTCTTGCTACTGGAGCCAGATTTTGGTGCTGTCGTGGTGCTGATGACGGCTTCACTGGGCATGATGTTCCTGGGCGGCGTAAGGCTGGTGCAGTTTGTCGTGTTGATCAGCGTAAGTGGCGTAGCGATGGCCTTGGTGGCGATCGCGCAACCTTATCGTATGCAACGTCTTATTACCTTTATGGATCCCTGGGCGGAAGAAAATGTGTTTGCAAGCGGCTACCAATTGACGCAAGCACTGATCGCCTTTGGTCGTGGTGAATGGTTTGGTGTCGGGCTAGGCAACAGTGTGCAAAAGCTTTTCTATTTACCGGAAGCGCATACTGATTTTGTATTTGCCATTTGGGCAGAAGAAATGGGATTGCTGGGTTCGATATTGGTGATCGGGTTATTCCTGATGCTGGTCTATCGCTGCTTATCGATCGGACATAGAGCAGAGCATACCGGTCGGTTTTTTGCGGCTTATCTTTGTTACGGCATTGGTTTTTTACTGGCCGCACAAACGATGATTAATATCGGAGTTAATACGGGGTTGTTGCCTACCAAGGGCTTAACCTTACCCTTGCTAAGCTATGGCGGCAGCAGCTTGATTGTTTGTGCAGTTTCCATTGCGATGGTGTTGCGGGTTGATTATGAAAGCCAACAGGTGCCAGCGACTCAGGAGAAGTATCGGGCATGA
- a CDS encoding UDP-N-acetylmuramoyl-L-alanine--D-glutamate ligase → MKAKYPATIVVGLGKTGYSCARFLAARGVDFMLVDTREQPPYLHQLQMEQPERVVCLGPLDETLLKQADQLILSPGIALNNPAIAAAIAVGVQVRSDIDLFCGVVSAPIVAITGSNAKSTVTTLVGLMAERAGKTVGVGGNLGTPVLELAEQAMESGDNQQDLYVLELSSFQLEITEKLHAQVATILNLSPDHMDRYASYEAYRRAKQRIFRGCSQIVLNLDDPQTHSLLPTTVRVTRFGLGEPKAGEFGVIHEISQAYLAYGEKKLMPVMALKIKGAHNLSNALAALALGHAAGLPMDAMLTALREFAGLPHRCQWVRQRQQVDYYNDSKGTNVGATLAAINGLGAAESGKIVLIAGGEGKGADFSELNESVRHYCRALVLIGRDAEKIAQALSPVCAEEFPLLRAASMSQAVEKAAAAALPGDMVLLSPACASFDMFNNFEARGDAFIDAVRAL, encoded by the coding sequence ATGAAGGCTAAATATCCGGCAACAATAGTCGTTGGTTTGGGTAAAACCGGATATTCCTGTGCGCGCTTTTTAGCGGCTCGGGGTGTCGATTTTATGCTTGTCGATACACGCGAACAGCCACCCTATTTACATCAGCTGCAAATGGAGCAGCCAGAGCGGGTTGTGTGTTTAGGGCCGCTTGATGAAACGTTGTTAAAACAGGCCGATCAACTGATCCTGAGTCCAGGTATTGCGCTAAATAATCCAGCCATTGCCGCAGCCATCGCTGTGGGCGTGCAAGTTCGTAGTGATATCGATTTGTTTTGTGGCGTCGTCAGCGCGCCAATAGTGGCAATTACCGGCTCCAATGCGAAAAGCACAGTGACCACACTGGTTGGCTTGATGGCAGAGCGTGCAGGGAAAACAGTGGGAGTTGGCGGCAACCTGGGCACCCCAGTACTGGAATTGGCGGAACAGGCCATGGAGTCTGGCGACAATCAACAAGATCTCTATGTGCTAGAACTGTCCAGTTTCCAGTTGGAGATTACTGAGAAATTACATGCCCAAGTGGCGACCATACTTAACCTCAGCCCAGACCACATGGATCGATACGCCAGCTACGAGGCCTATCGCCGTGCCAAACAGCGTATTTTCCGCGGTTGTTCGCAGATAGTGTTAAACCTAGATGACCCTCAAACCCATAGCTTGTTACCCACAACTGTGCGCGTTACTCGTTTTGGTTTGGGGGAGCCAAAAGCAGGGGAATTTGGCGTTATTCATGAGATATCGCAAGCTTACCTAGCCTACGGCGAGAAAAAACTGATGCCAGTTATGGCGTTGAAAATAAAAGGTGCGCATAACCTCAGTAATGCATTGGCGGCGCTTGCGTTAGGGCATGCGGCAGGATTGCCGATGGATGCCATGTTGACCGCGTTGCGTGAGTTTGCTGGCTTGCCGCACCGTTGCCAATGGGTGCGTCAACGGCAACAAGTCGATTATTACAACGACTCAAAAGGTACGAACGTTGGCGCTACCTTAGCAGCTATTAACGGGTTGGGCGCAGCGGAATCCGGCAAGATCGTGTTAATTGCCGGTGGTGAAGGCAAGGGAGCTGATTTTAGCGAATTGAATGAATCCGTGCGTCATTATTGCCGTGCATTGGTATTAATCGGACGCGATGCTGAAAAAATAGCACAGGCATTATCTCCTGTTTGTGCTGAGGAATTCCCTTTATTGCGCGCTGCCTCAATGTCGCAAGCCGTCGAAAAAGCGGCGGCGGCAGCTTTGCCGGGAGACATGGTGTTACTGTCGCCCGCTTGCGCTAGTTTTGACATGTTCAATAATTTTGAGGCGAGGGGTGATGCCTTTATCGATGCGGTGAGGGCGTTATGA
- a CDS encoding phospho-N-acetylmuramoyl-pentapeptide-transferase, which produces MLLSLAEYLAQYERFFAVFQYLTLRGILGVMTALLISLMVGPVMIRRLSHYQIGQAVRDDGPQTHLSKVGTPTMGGALILVAILISTLLWSDLNSRYVWTVLGVTLIFGAVGWIDDYRKVVEKNSRGLPARWKYFWQSVGGLSAAFYLYSTAGSPQETVLIVPFFKDVALQLGMFYIVLSYFVIVGTSNAVNLTDGLDGLAIMPTVMVGAALGIFAYLSGNAQFSDYLHIPYLPGAGELVVFCASIVGAGLGFLWFNTYPAQVFMGDVGALALGAALGIVAVIVRQEIVLFIMGGIFVMETVSVILQVASFKLTGKRIFRMAPIHHHFELKGWPEPRVIVRFWIITLFLVLVGLSTLKLR; this is translated from the coding sequence ATGCTCTTAAGTTTGGCAGAGTATCTGGCGCAATATGAACGTTTTTTTGCTGTATTCCAGTACCTTACGTTGCGAGGGATTCTGGGGGTTATGACAGCTCTTTTGATCTCGTTGATGGTTGGGCCGGTTATGATCAGACGATTGAGTCATTATCAAATCGGCCAAGCCGTGCGTGATGATGGGCCGCAAACGCATTTAAGCAAGGTAGGTACTCCCACCATGGGCGGGGCCTTGATTCTAGTGGCAATTCTGATTAGCACACTCCTTTGGAGTGACTTAAATAGTCGCTACGTATGGACAGTGCTTGGGGTTACTCTGATCTTTGGTGCTGTCGGTTGGATTGATGACTATCGTAAAGTAGTAGAGAAAAACTCTCGTGGGTTGCCTGCGCGCTGGAAATATTTTTGGCAATCGGTTGGTGGTCTGAGTGCAGCTTTTTATCTTTATTCCACGGCTGGCAGTCCACAGGAGACGGTGCTTATTGTTCCGTTCTTTAAGGATGTCGCGCTTCAGCTGGGGATGTTTTATATCGTGCTGAGCTATTTCGTTATCGTGGGCACTAGCAATGCAGTCAATCTTACCGACGGTCTTGATGGCTTAGCAATTATGCCAACCGTCATGGTTGGCGCAGCTCTGGGTATCTTTGCCTACCTAAGTGGTAACGCACAGTTTTCCGATTACCTCCATATTCCTTATTTACCGGGAGCGGGTGAGTTGGTTGTGTTCTGCGCTTCCATTGTTGGTGCAGGTTTGGGTTTTCTCTGGTTTAACACCTATCCGGCGCAGGTGTTCATGGGCGACGTTGGCGCGCTGGCTCTGGGTGCGGCGCTCGGAATTGTAGCGGTCATTGTGCGCCAGGAAATCGTACTTTTTATTATGGGTGGCATTTTTGTCATGGAAACTGTATCCGTTATTTTACAGGTGGCGTCTTTCAAGCTAACCGGAAAAAGAATTTTCCGAATGGCACCTATCCACCACCATTTTGAGCTAAAAGGTTGGCCGGAACCGAGAGTGATTGTCCGGTTCTGGATTATCACACTGTTCTTGGTGTTGGTGGGATTGTCCACTCTGAAATTACGTTAG
- the murF gene encoding UDP-N-acetylmuramoyl-tripeptide--D-alanyl-D-alanine ligase, translating to MIRNLTLRQLSSRLGAVPGQADASFSSLSIDTRTLNAGDLFIAIKGPNFNGHQFVSLAAEKGAVALLVSESVESQLPQLRVADTREALGQIAAMNREVFAGKIFAVTGSTGKTTVKEMTASILRQCGSVLATKGNFNNDIGVPLTLLQLSAEHQFAVMELGASSVGEIAYTVALVKPDVAVITNAAEAHIEGFGSLSNIVQAKGEIIDGLPAEGTAIINSDDLNAYKWIQRAGKRKHLTFSIDDTAGADFYARNVIEDDKGCFAFDLVSPQGEVSIQLNHLGKHSIANALAASAAAMTLGADLQQIKAGLEAAYPVAGRLTRLDGLHGATVIDDTYNANPESLRAAVDVLSRCTGRKVLVLGDMAELGEQAHNAHIESGRYALAQGIDQLLSIGNLSAQAASVFGDRGAAYSSKEQLVAALSRIMTKNTTVLVKGSRSAQMEDVVAAITEGEQECS from the coding sequence ATGATTCGTAACTTAACACTTAGGCAACTGAGTAGTCGATTGGGCGCAGTGCCAGGTCAAGCGGATGCCAGCTTTTCCAGTCTGAGTATCGATACCCGCACCTTAAATGCCGGTGATTTGTTCATTGCTATTAAGGGGCCTAATTTTAACGGCCATCAATTTGTAAGTCTGGCGGCGGAAAAAGGTGCGGTAGCCCTACTGGTGAGCGAGTCAGTGGAAAGTCAGCTCCCTCAGTTGCGGGTAGCGGATACGCGAGAGGCGCTTGGCCAAATCGCAGCCATGAATCGTGAGGTTTTTGCTGGCAAGATCTTTGCGGTCACTGGTAGCACGGGAAAAACAACGGTAAAAGAAATGACTGCTTCGATCTTACGCCAATGTGGGTCGGTGCTGGCGACTAAAGGAAATTTTAATAACGATATCGGTGTACCTTTAACCCTTCTGCAGCTATCAGCTGAGCATCAGTTTGCGGTAATGGAGCTCGGCGCCAGTTCGGTGGGTGAAATTGCCTATACGGTTGCGCTGGTCAAACCGGATGTTGCCGTCATCACCAATGCGGCAGAAGCGCATATTGAGGGGTTTGGCAGCCTTAGTAATATCGTCCAGGCTAAAGGTGAAATTATTGATGGCTTACCTGCTGAGGGCACAGCGATTATCAATAGCGATGATCTTAACGCCTACAAATGGATTCAGCGTGCAGGTAAACGCAAGCATCTCACTTTCAGTATTGATGACACTGCGGGTGCTGATTTTTATGCGCGTAACGTCATTGAGGACGACAAGGGTTGCTTCGCGTTTGATCTGGTTTCTCCTCAGGGGGAGGTCAGTATTCAACTGAATCACTTGGGTAAACACAGTATTGCGAACGCCTTGGCGGCCAGCGCAGCAGCAATGACGTTAGGTGCGGATTTACAACAGATCAAGGCTGGTTTGGAAGCTGCCTATCCGGTGGCCGGACGACTAACCCGTTTGGATGGATTGCATGGGGCAACGGTGATTGATGATACCTATAACGCAAACCCTGAATCGTTACGCGCGGCAGTGGACGTGCTGAGCCGCTGTACCGGTCGTAAGGTGCTCGTGTTGGGCGATATGGCTGAATTAGGCGAGCAGGCGCACAACGCACATATTGAGTCGGGTCGCTATGCTCTGGCGCAAGGGATAGATCAACTGTTATCAATAGGCAATTTGAGCGCGCAGGCTGCGTCTGTATTTGGTGATCGTGGCGCAGCATACAGCAGCAAGGAGCAGTTGGTGGCAGCCCTCAGCAGGATTATGACTAAAAATACAACCGTCTTGGTTAAAGGATCACGAAGTGCACAGATGGAAGATGTTGTGGCGGCCATTACTGAAGGAGAACAAGAATGCTCTTAA
- a CDS encoding UDP-N-acetylmuramoyl-L-alanyl-D-glutamate--2,6-diaminopimelate ligase — translation MSNLSQQPARRATLANLLSGIDAAPVPRGSRVSDLKLDSRKVVKGDLFVALKGYRDDGVQYIESAVERGASAVLVEAETLVDIGDCKVPLVGVKELKANVSKIAGRFFSEPSKQLEVIGVTGTNGKTSCCQFIAKALTYLGIDCGLIGTLGYGLVGALNKTENTTPDAIAMQRILADMVDQKLKAVALEVSSHGMEQGRVNGIHFDSAVFTNLSRDHLDYHGSMAVYAECKRQFFLLPGIKHAIVNVDDEFGRQLADKMPDRIALFRYGVESQDADITVSNLEFSARGIYATLYSPWGEGILTSSLLGRFNLSNLLAVIGVLCAQGISLPRVLEAVKHLSTVPGRMERFGGGGLPTVIVDYAHTPDALERVLVSLRELCSGELWCVFGCGGERDRGKRAMMGEVAERLADQLVLTNDNPRTEAPQQIIADIQSGLRKPAQTILELDRALAIQMAIHSAHSRDLILVAGKGHEHWQEVKGARIAFSDAEQVKQALNIKRSMEEASRGK, via the coding sequence ATGAGCAACCTCTCACAGCAACCCGCACGTAGAGCCACTCTCGCAAATTTATTATCGGGAATTGATGCCGCACCAGTGCCTCGTGGAAGTCGTGTGTCTGACCTAAAGCTCGACAGCCGTAAGGTGGTTAAGGGAGACCTGTTTGTGGCGTTAAAAGGGTATCGGGATGACGGCGTGCAATACATAGAAAGCGCTGTCGAACGTGGTGCGTCCGCCGTACTGGTTGAGGCTGAAACGCTTGTTGATATTGGCGATTGCAAAGTTCCACTGGTTGGTGTGAAAGAATTAAAGGCAAATGTTAGCAAGATTGCCGGTCGGTTTTTTAGCGAGCCGTCAAAGCAGCTAGAAGTAATCGGCGTTACCGGTACCAATGGTAAAACCTCCTGCTGCCAATTTATTGCGAAAGCGCTGACCTATCTCGGCATTGACTGTGGCTTAATTGGCACCCTAGGGTACGGTTTAGTTGGGGCGCTCAATAAGACTGAAAACACGACGCCCGATGCTATAGCAATGCAGCGTATTTTAGCGGATATGGTTGATCAGAAATTAAAAGCGGTTGCTTTGGAAGTGTCGTCGCATGGGATGGAACAGGGTCGAGTAAATGGTATTCACTTTGATTCGGCTGTCTTTACTAACCTGAGTCGCGATCATTTGGATTACCACGGTAGCATGGCCGTCTACGCCGAGTGTAAACGGCAGTTCTTTTTGCTACCTGGCATCAAACACGCCATTGTGAATGTTGATGATGAATTTGGTCGCCAATTGGCCGACAAAATGCCGGATCGTATAGCGCTGTTTCGCTATGGCGTTGAAAGCCAGGATGCTGATATTACAGTATCCAACCTGGAGTTTTCCGCCCGAGGCATTTACGCGACCCTATACAGCCCTTGGGGAGAAGGCATATTAACCAGCTCGTTATTAGGCCGTTTTAACCTGTCGAATTTGCTGGCGGTAATCGGTGTGCTTTGTGCGCAAGGAATTTCGCTACCACGGGTATTGGAAGCGGTGAAGCACTTAAGCACCGTGCCTGGACGAATGGAGCGATTTGGTGGTGGCGGACTACCGACGGTGATCGTCGACTATGCACATACACCGGATGCCTTAGAAAGGGTGTTGGTGAGTTTGCGAGAACTTTGTAGCGGAGAGCTTTGGTGTGTTTTTGGTTGCGGCGGAGAGCGTGATCGGGGTAAGCGAGCAATGATGGGAGAAGTGGCTGAGCGCTTGGCGGATCAACTGGTACTGACGAACGATAATCCGCGCACCGAGGCTCCGCAGCAGATTATTGCGGATATCCAATCAGGCCTGCGTAAACCTGCACAAACCATACTTGAACTGGACCGTGCACTCGCCATTCAGATGGCCATTCATAGTGCGCATAGCCGTGATTTGATCTTGGTAGCCGGCAAAGGACATGAGCATTGGCAGGAAGTAAAGGGTGCGCGTATTGCTTTTAGCGATGCCGAACAGGTCAAGCAGGCGCTTAACATAAAACGCTCTATGGAAGAGGCTTCGCGCGGCAAATGA
- a CDS encoding penicillin-binding protein 2, with translation MVWRVVDLQVLSHVFLNTQGEARSVRTEKIIAYRGMILDRNDQPLAVSTPVVSIWVNPKEIEDIDQTVKRLAKPLELTERQLKQRLESNEERGFVYLKRHLPPAAAEKILALEVAGVKAEKEYRRYYPAGEVAAHLVGFTDIDDMGQEGIELAYDHWLKGVAGKKLVMKDRYGRVIKDLQPLQEEKPGQNIHLSIDLRLQYLAYRELKAAVTEHNAKSGSLVLLDALTGEVLAMVNQPSYNPNNRSTINHTNLRNRALTDVFEPGSTVKPMTVAAAVESGSYDIFSKIDTSPGYLRVGRNTIRDHRNYGVIDLSTLLSKSSNVGASKIALSMDSDIVLSMFSKLRFGQDTGSGFPGERSGLLPSHDKWRDIELATLSYGYGLSVTPLQLAQAYTVFANQGKLKSISLLKRTEAEPGEPVMNQGTAATVVAMLEKVVEKGGTGTRAQVPFYRVAGKTGTVHKLSEGGYQQDKYLGVFAGVAPVSDPRIVVVVLIDEPRGSEYYGGEVAAPVFARVVAGALRLLNVSPDQMPSNNQSFVQSHRQLQPRLDVPDFESGWQKS, from the coding sequence ATGGTCTGGCGGGTAGTGGATTTGCAGGTGCTCAGCCATGTGTTTCTGAATACTCAGGGCGAAGCTCGGTCGGTACGCACCGAAAAAATTATTGCTTATCGCGGTATGATTTTGGATCGTAATGATCAACCGCTAGCGGTAAGTACGCCAGTGGTTTCAATTTGGGTTAACCCTAAAGAAATAGAAGATATTGATCAGACTGTCAAACGTTTGGCGAAACCGCTAGAGCTTACTGAACGACAATTAAAACAGCGCCTGGAAAGCAATGAGGAGCGAGGATTTGTTTATCTAAAAAGACATCTGCCACCAGCGGCGGCGGAAAAAATTTTAGCACTTGAAGTGGCTGGTGTTAAAGCGGAAAAGGAGTATCGACGTTACTACCCCGCCGGAGAAGTGGCAGCGCATTTGGTTGGTTTCACTGATATCGATGATATGGGTCAGGAAGGCATTGAGTTAGCCTATGATCATTGGTTAAAGGGCGTGGCCGGTAAAAAGTTAGTGATGAAAGATCGCTATGGTCGCGTGATTAAGGACTTACAACCCTTGCAAGAGGAAAAGCCCGGGCAAAATATTCATTTGAGCATAGATTTGCGCTTACAGTATTTGGCCTACCGGGAGCTCAAAGCCGCTGTTACCGAACATAATGCTAAATCCGGCTCCCTGGTGTTGTTAGACGCATTAACAGGTGAAGTGCTGGCCATGGTTAATCAGCCTTCCTATAACCCAAATAATCGCAGTACTATCAATCACACTAATTTGCGTAATCGTGCGCTGACCGATGTGTTTGAGCCGGGTTCTACCGTAAAACCGATGACCGTCGCGGCAGCAGTGGAATCGGGTAGCTATGACATCTTTTCCAAAATCGACACGTCACCGGGTTATTTGCGTGTTGGCAGAAATACCATTCGTGATCACCGCAACTACGGCGTGATTGATCTAAGTACACTACTGAGCAAGTCTAGTAATGTTGGTGCTAGCAAAATTGCGCTATCAATGGATTCCGATATTGTTTTATCCATGTTCAGCAAATTACGTTTTGGTCAGGATACCGGTAGCGGGTTCCCCGGCGAGCGTTCCGGGTTGCTGCCCTCCCACGACAAATGGCGCGATATCGAATTGGCGACTTTATCATACGGTTATGGGCTCTCGGTAACACCCTTGCAGTTGGCTCAGGCCTATACGGTGTTTGCGAATCAAGGGAAGTTAAAATCTATCTCGTTATTAAAGCGCACCGAAGCAGAGCCTGGCGAGCCCGTGATGAACCAAGGAACGGCAGCGACTGTCGTTGCCATGTTGGAGAAGGTGGTTGAGAAAGGTGGTACCGGAACGCGTGCTCAAGTGCCCTTTTATAGAGTGGCAGGAAAAACCGGAACAGTGCATAAACTTAGCGAGGGTGGTTATCAGCAGGATAAATATCTAGGGGTTTTTGCAGGTGTTGCGCCAGTCTCTGATCCCAGAATTGTGGTGGTAGTTCTCATTGACGAGCCTCGTGGCAGCGAATACTACGGCGGTGAAGTGGCCGCGCCCGTATTTGCACGGGTGGTTGCCGGAGCATTGCGTCTGCTTAATGTGTCGCCAGATCAAATGCCCTCCAATAATCAATCCTTTGTGCAATCGCACCGGCAATTGCAACCTAGGCTGGATGTGCCAGATTTTGAATCCGGGTGGCAAAAAAGTTGA